The Pseudomonas nunensis genome includes the window ATCAGCCAGGCCGCCAACAACAGCCTGGTCTTCTGCTCTGAAGGCAGCCCCGCCGGTTTCGACACGGCGCAGTACACCACTGCGACCGATAACGACGCCGCCGAGCCGCTATACAACCGGTTGGCAGAATTTGAAAAGGGCGCGACCAATGTCGTACCGGGCCTTGCAACGCGCTGGGATATTTCCGAAGACGGCCTCACGTACACCTTCCACCTGCGCGAAGGGGTGAAATTCCACACCACGCCCTACTTCACGCCGACCCGCGACTTCAATGCCGATGACGTGCTGTTCACGTTCAATCGCATGCTCGATCCGCAACAACCTTTTCGTAAGGCTTATCCAACCGAGTTCCCGTATTTCAACGGGATGAGCCTGAACAAGAACATCGCCAAGGTCGAAAAGACCGGGCCGCTGACCGTGGTCATGACGCTCAACAGCGTGGACGCCGCGTTCATCCAGAACATCGCCATGAGCTTCGCCGCCATCCTGTCCGCCGAATACGCCGACAAATTGCTGGCCGAAGGCAAACCGAGCGAGATCAACCAGAAGCCGATCGGCACCGGGCCGTTCGTGTTCAAGAGCTACCAGAAAGATTCCAACATCCGCTACACCGGCAACAAACAGTACTGGGACCCGAGCCGGGTCAAGCTCGACAACCTGATTTTCGCGATCAACACAGACGCGTCGGTGCGGGTGCAGAAGCTCAAGGCCAACGAATGCCAGATCACCCTGCATCCGCGCCCGGCCGATGTGACGGCACTGAAGAACGACCCGAAACTCAAGCTTATCGAGAAGCCTGGTTTCAACCTCGGCTACATCGCCTATAACGTGCGACACAAACCGTTCGACCAGCTCGAAGTGCGTCAGGCGCTGGACATGGCGGTGAACAAACAAAGCATTCTCAACGCCGTGTACCAGGGCGCCGGGCAGTTGGCGGTCAACGCCATGCCGCCGACCCAATGGTCCTACGACACCAGCATCAAAGATGCCGCCTATAACCCGGAAAAAGCCAAGGAATTGCTCAAGGCTGCCGGCGTGAAGGAAGGCACCGAAATCACCCTCTGGGCCATGCCGGTCCAGCGCCCGTACAACCCCAACGCCAAGTTGATGGCCGAGATGCTCCAGGCTGACTGGGCGAAAATCGGCCTCAAAGTGAAGATCGTCAGCTACGAATGGGGCGAGTACATAAAGCGCACCAAGAATGGCGAGCACGACATCAGCCTGATCGGCTGGACCGGTGACAACGGGGACCCGGACAACTGGCTGGGCACGCTTTACAGCTGCGACGCCATTGGCGGCAACAACTACTCCATGTGGTGTGATCCGGCTTACGACAAGCTGATCAAGCAGGCCAAGATCGTCACCGATCGTGACCAGCGCACCGTGCTTTACCAACAGGCGCAGCAATTGCTCAAGCAGCAAGTGCCGATCACGCCAGTCGCTCACTCGACGGTCAACCAGCCGTTAAGCGCCAAAATCGACGGGTTCAAGGTGAGCCCGTTTGGTCGCAACGTGTTCTCGGGTGTCAGCATAGAAAAATAACCGACTAGCCAGAAACGCTGAGGGCGGATTCCGTCCTCACGCAAGCGTATTGCCGTAATTCGCCGATCCGGCCTACAGCAAACGTTTGCGATGCTTGAAATGAGTTCTAACCAAATAGCCGGATCACCAAAAAAGACCGGCATTAAAAAAAAGAAAGAAAGGAGCTTCACCCATGAAACTGAGCAATACCGCGATCCTGGCCTTGGCCATCAGTAGCATCACCGCCACGGCGTACGCGGAAACCCAGAGCCAGGAATACACCCCGGTGACGGTCAATACCTCCAGCGCCCAAGCCGATGCGACCGGCTTCCTCGAAGGCTCCACGGTTAAAGGCACGACCCGTAACTGGTACGCCAACGAGCAACTGAAACGTGGCGGCACTTTCACCTACCGCAAGGACGGCGTAGCAACGCCGACTGATCGCCGGATCAACTGGGTGCAAGGCACCATCGTCAACTTCACCTCTGGCTTCACCCAGGGCACCGTGGGTGTGAGCACTGAAGTTGCAGCCTACAACGCCATCGCGCTGGATCGCGACCGCAAGGACCTGGCGTCCAACAACGGTGGCGCACCGGGCACCCGTCCAGGCGCCGGTAACAACCGTACCCTGACCAAAGAAGGCGGCGACGCTCAAGGTCAGTGGAGCAAAATCGGCCTGGCCAACGTCAAGTTCCGCGTATCGAACACCACCCTGACCGCGGGTCGCCAGAACTTCAGCACCCCGATCGTCGACACCATCGGCAACCGTCCGCTGCCGTCGAGCTTTGAAGGTGTGAGCATTCACAGCGAAGAGCTGAACAACCTGTCGTTCGACGCCGGCACCTTCGATCGCGTATCCCCGCGTACCGAAGAGAGCCTGTCGAAATTCCGCTCCGAGTACACCAACAACAACGCTGAAACCGACCACGTCAACATCGTCGGCCTGAACTATCAGCCGTTGAAAAGCCTGAAGACCAGCCTCTACGCTTCCCAGGTTGAAGACTTCTGGAACCAGTACTACTTCGGCGCTACCCACGAACTGGGCGACAGCCAGGTTCTGAGCCTGACCACCGGCCTGAACTACTACAAAACTGTCGATGCCGGCAAAAAAGAGATGGGCGAAATCGACAACGACACCTACTCCCTGTCGTTCGGCCTGACTCACCAGGCCCACAGCCTGACCTTCTCGTACCAGGAAGTTAACGGTAACGAGTACTTCGACTACCTGCACGAAACCAACGGCATCTACCTGGCCAACTCCCTGCTGTCCGACTTCAACGGCCCGAACGAAAAATCGTTCCAGATCGCTTACGGTCTGAACATGGCTGAATACGGCGTGCCAGGCCTGAAGTTCAACATCTACCAGGCTCGCGGCTGGGGCATCGACGGTACTCACTACACCGGCACCGCCTACGACGTACGCAACATGGACGGCGAACACCATTACGAATACGGCATCGGTACTTCGTACGCCGTACAGAGCGGCCCACTCAAGGCCACCACTGTTCGTGCGACCTACACCACTCACCGTGCCAGCGAAAACCAGGCTGACGGCAGCATCAACGAGTTCCGTCTCGTGACCACCGTTCCATTCAACATTCTGTAAAAAACACCAGCCAACGGCTGACTCATGACGAGTCGGCCGTTTGGCTTTTATCTGTTCAACCGATTGCAGAGGGTTTTTGATGAAAATGCTTCCCCTACGTGCGGCCATCGCTGCCGCGTTGCTGAGTGTCGCTGTTGGCGTCTCGGCGAAACCCCTGGTGGTCTGCACCGAAGCCAGTCCGGAAGGCTTCGATATGGTCCAGTACACAACTGCAGTCACAGCCGATGCGGTGGCCGAAACCATCTTCAATCGTCTGGCGGACTTCAAGCCCGGTACCACTGAAGTGATTCCGGCACTGGCCGACTCCTGGGACATCAGCGAGGACGGTCTGACCTACACGTTCCACCTGCGCAAAGGCGTCAAGTTCCACACCACCGATTACTTCAAGCCGACCCGCGACATGAACGCCGACGACGTGGTCTGGAGCTTCCAGCGTCAGCTGGACCCGAATCACCCGTGGCACAAACTGTCGAGCGTGGGCTTCCCGTACTTTGAAAGCATGGGCTTCAAGGAACTGCTCAAAAGCGTCGAGAAAGTCGACGACAACACGGTCACGTTCACGCTGACCCGTCGCGAAGCACCGTTCCTGGCCGACATCGCCATGGCGTTCTCCTCGATCTACTCCGCCGAGTACGCCGACCAGTTGCTCAAAGCCAACAAGACCGGCGACCTGAACAACAAGCCAATCGGCACCGGCCCGTTCATCTTCCAGCGTTACGCCAAAGATGCTCAGGTGCGGTTCAAGGCCAACCCGGAGTATTTCCGTGGCAAGCCACCGGCTGAAGCGCTGATCCTGGCCATCGCCACCGACAACAACGTGCGCCTGCAAAAGCTCAAGGCCAACGAGTGCCAGATCGCGCTGTATCCGAAGCCGGATGACATCCCGAGCATCAAGAAAGACCCGAACCTGAAGGTCGATGAACTGAACGCGATGACCGTTTCGTACATCGCCATGAACACCACCCACAAGTACATGAGCGACGTGCGGGTGCGTAAAGCCATCGACATCGCCTTCGACAAAGCCGCCTACGTCAATGCGCTGTTCGGCAAAGGCAACGCGACCGTCGCGGTCAACCCGTACCCGGACACCCTGCTGGGCTACAACCACAAGCTGACCAATCCGCCTCGTGACCTGGA containing:
- a CDS encoding ABC transporter substrate-binding protein, producing the protein MRHTLVLSALLGTGLLAATSISQAANNSLVFCSEGSPAGFDTAQYTTATDNDAAEPLYNRLAEFEKGATNVVPGLATRWDISEDGLTYTFHLREGVKFHTTPYFTPTRDFNADDVLFTFNRMLDPQQPFRKAYPTEFPYFNGMSLNKNIAKVEKTGPLTVVMTLNSVDAAFIQNIAMSFAAILSAEYADKLLAEGKPSEINQKPIGTGPFVFKSYQKDSNIRYTGNKQYWDPSRVKLDNLIFAINTDASVRVQKLKANECQITLHPRPADVTALKNDPKLKLIEKPGFNLGYIAYNVRHKPFDQLEVRQALDMAVNKQSILNAVYQGAGQLAVNAMPPTQWSYDTSIKDAAYNPEKAKELLKAAGVKEGTEITLWAMPVQRPYNPNAKLMAEMLQADWAKIGLKVKIVSYEWGEYIKRTKNGEHDISLIGWTGDNGDPDNWLGTLYSCDAIGGNNYSMWCDPAYDKLIKQAKIVTDRDQRTVLYQQAQQLLKQQVPITPVAHSTVNQPLSAKIDGFKVSPFGRNVFSGVSIEK
- a CDS encoding OprD family porin, whose product is MKLSNTAILALAISSITATAYAETQSQEYTPVTVNTSSAQADATGFLEGSTVKGTTRNWYANEQLKRGGTFTYRKDGVATPTDRRINWVQGTIVNFTSGFTQGTVGVSTEVAAYNAIALDRDRKDLASNNGGAPGTRPGAGNNRTLTKEGGDAQGQWSKIGLANVKFRVSNTTLTAGRQNFSTPIVDTIGNRPLPSSFEGVSIHSEELNNLSFDAGTFDRVSPRTEESLSKFRSEYTNNNAETDHVNIVGLNYQPLKSLKTSLYASQVEDFWNQYYFGATHELGDSQVLSLTTGLNYYKTVDAGKKEMGEIDNDTYSLSFGLTHQAHSLTFSYQEVNGNEYFDYLHETNGIYLANSLLSDFNGPNEKSFQIAYGLNMAEYGVPGLKFNIYQARGWGIDGTHYTGTAYDVRNMDGEHHYEYGIGTSYAVQSGPLKATTVRATYTTHRASENQADGSINEFRLVTTVPFNIL
- a CDS encoding ABC transporter substrate-binding protein, with the protein product MKMLPLRAAIAAALLSVAVGVSAKPLVVCTEASPEGFDMVQYTTAVTADAVAETIFNRLADFKPGTTEVIPALADSWDISEDGLTYTFHLRKGVKFHTTDYFKPTRDMNADDVVWSFQRQLDPNHPWHKLSSVGFPYFESMGFKELLKSVEKVDDNTVTFTLTRREAPFLADIAMAFSSIYSAEYADQLLKANKTGDLNNKPIGTGPFIFQRYAKDAQVRFKANPEYFRGKPPAEALILAIATDNNVRLQKLKANECQIALYPKPDDIPSIKKDPNLKVDELNAMTVSYIAMNTTHKYMSDVRVRKAIDIAFDKAAYVNALFGKGNATVAVNPYPDTLLGYNHKLTNPPRDLDKARALLKEAGVPEGTTFTLFTRNGGGPTNPNPMLGAQMMQADLAKVGIKIDIRVMEWGEMLKRAKNGEHDMVSAGWAGDNGDPDNFLTPMLSCEAAKNGENYARWCSEKFQTLIDEARAKVNPAERAALYEQAQEVFNQDQPWISMAHTRMFTAMRNNVEGYHISPLTTNNFATTQVK